From the Kitasatospora viridis genome, one window contains:
- a CDS encoding Rieske (2Fe-2S) protein — MTDTTGQPATSRRTLLCCGAAVLAGGAGLTVAGCSPSSSSGNQKTSSAPVQVGPASDVPVGGGKVYRDQRIVVTQPTAGQYKAFSARCTHAGCVVDTVAGGTIQCPCHGSRFAIADGSVADGPAPSPLPAYTVVEQNGQLTVTES, encoded by the coding sequence ATGACCGACACCACCGGCCAGCCCGCCACCAGCCGCCGCACCCTGCTCTGCTGCGGAGCCGCCGTGCTGGCCGGCGGCGCCGGGCTCACCGTGGCGGGGTGTTCCCCGAGCAGCTCCTCCGGCAACCAGAAGACCTCCAGCGCCCCGGTGCAGGTCGGCCCGGCCTCCGACGTCCCGGTCGGCGGCGGCAAGGTCTACCGCGACCAGCGGATCGTGGTGACCCAGCCCACCGCGGGCCAGTACAAGGCGTTCAGCGCCCGCTGCACGCACGCCGGCTGCGTGGTGGACACGGTGGCCGGCGGCACCATCCAGTGCCCCTGCCACGGCAGCAGGTTCGCCATCGCGGACGGCTCGGTGGCCGACGGCCCGGCGCCGTCGCCGCTGCCCGCCTACACCGTCGTGGAGCAGAACGGCCAGCTCACGGTCACCGAGAGCTAG
- a CDS encoding gluconeogenesis factor YvcK family protein → MTGYSPGRQQHHNKAAERGSPSRGSRGGTAPRITALGGGQGLSASLSALRRLTSDLTAVVTVADDGGSSGRLRAELGVLPPGDLRKALAALCGDDDWGRTWSEVIQQRFTGTGELGGHAVGNLLIVALWEKLGDPVAALEWVGRLLNVQGRVLPMSAVPLDIEARVRGHDPAHPAAVTAVRGQANVAITPGTVQSVRLLPEEPPAVPEAVSAVLEADWVVLGPGSWFTSVLPHLLVPELAKALEETKARRLLCLNLAPQPGETEGFTPQRHLEVIADHAPRLGVDAILVDERAVTGGAFGVADLAGLRKAAERMGASLVLDTVARGDGTPRHDPELLAAAYDRIFRTHGRIGPWR, encoded by the coding sequence GTGACGGGATACTCGCCGGGGCGGCAGCAGCACCACAACAAGGCCGCTGAGCGGGGTTCCCCGTCGCGAGGCTCCCGTGGCGGCACCGCGCCGCGGATCACCGCGCTGGGCGGCGGGCAGGGGCTCTCCGCCTCGCTCTCCGCGCTGCGCAGGCTCACCTCGGACCTGACGGCCGTGGTCACCGTCGCCGACGACGGCGGCTCCAGCGGCCGGCTGCGGGCCGAGCTCGGCGTGCTGCCCCCGGGCGACCTGCGCAAGGCGCTGGCCGCGCTCTGCGGGGACGACGACTGGGGCCGCACCTGGTCCGAGGTGATCCAGCAGCGCTTCACCGGCACCGGCGAGCTGGGCGGCCACGCGGTCGGCAACCTGCTGATCGTGGCGCTGTGGGAGAAGCTCGGCGACCCGGTGGCCGCGCTGGAGTGGGTCGGCCGGCTGCTCAACGTGCAGGGCCGGGTGCTGCCGATGTCGGCGGTGCCGCTGGACATCGAGGCCCGGGTGCGCGGCCACGACCCGGCCCACCCGGCCGCGGTCACGGCGGTGCGCGGCCAGGCCAACGTGGCGATCACCCCGGGCACCGTGCAGTCGGTCCGGCTGCTGCCCGAGGAGCCGCCGGCGGTGCCGGAGGCAGTGAGCGCGGTGCTGGAGGCCGACTGGGTGGTGCTCGGGCCCGGCTCGTGGTTCACCAGCGTGCTGCCGCACCTGCTGGTGCCGGAGCTGGCGAAGGCGCTGGAGGAGACCAAGGCGCGCCGGCTGCTCTGCCTCAACCTGGCCCCGCAGCCGGGTGAGACCGAGGGCTTCACCCCGCAGCGGCACCTGGAGGTGATCGCCGACCACGCTCCGCGGTTGGGTGTGGATGCGATCCTGGTTGACGAGCGGGCGGTGACCGGCGGTGCCTTCGGCGTGGCCGACCTGGCCGGGCTGCGCAAGGCCGCGGAGCGGATGGGCGCGTCCCTGGTGCTCGACACGGTGGCCCGGGGGGACGGTACGCCGCGACACGACCCGGAGCTTCTGGCTGCGGCGTACGACCGGATTTTCCGGACACATGGAAGGATCGGCCCATGGCGATGA
- the secG gene encoding preprotein translocase subunit SecG, producing MVLGFSIALIVFSLMLVVLVLLHKGKGGGLSDMFGGGSLSAGGGSAVAERNLDRITVVIGIGWFACIVVLGLLMKVKG from the coding sequence GTGGTTCTCGGGTTCTCGATTGCCCTGATCGTCTTCAGCCTGATGCTCGTCGTCCTGGTGCTGCTGCACAAGGGCAAGGGCGGCGGTCTGTCCGACATGTTCGGCGGCGGCTCGCTCTCGGCCGGCGGCGGTTCTGCGGTGGCCGAGCGCAACCTGGACCGGATCACCGTGGTCATCGGCATCGGCTGGTTCGCCTGCATCGTCGTACTGGGTCTGCTGATGAAGGTCAAGGGCTGA
- the rapZ gene encoding RNase adapter RapZ: MTVSDDGGAVRPQAVPGETAPELVIISGMSGAGRSTAAKCLEDLGWFVVDNLPPALIPTMVDLGARSQGAVARIGVVIDVRGRQFFDDLRASLEELEKRGTRLRVVYLESGDEALVRRFESVRRPHPLQGDGRIVDGIARERDLLRELRGEADLVIDTTDLNVHQLRAKLDAQFADHDEPQLRCTVMSFGFKYGLPVDADLVVDCRFLPNPHWVPELRARTGTDPEVSDYVFRQPGAKEFLDGYTELLKIVTEGYRREGKRYMTLAVGCTGGKHRSVAMSERLTKRLIAEGVETVLVHRDMGRE, encoded by the coding sequence GTGACAGTGTCCGACGACGGGGGGGCCGTCCGGCCGCAGGCAGTGCCGGGGGAGACCGCCCCGGAGCTGGTGATCATCTCCGGGATGTCCGGGGCCGGCCGCAGCACGGCGGCCAAGTGCCTGGAGGACCTCGGCTGGTTCGTGGTGGACAACCTGCCGCCCGCGCTGATCCCGACCATGGTGGACCTCGGCGCCCGGTCGCAGGGTGCCGTGGCCCGGATCGGCGTGGTGATCGACGTCCGGGGCCGGCAGTTCTTCGACGACCTGCGGGCCTCCCTGGAGGAGTTGGAGAAGCGCGGCACCCGGCTGCGGGTGGTCTACCTGGAGTCCGGCGACGAGGCCCTGGTGCGCCGGTTCGAGAGCGTGCGCCGCCCGCACCCGCTGCAGGGCGACGGCCGGATCGTCGACGGCATCGCCCGGGAGCGGGACCTGCTGCGCGAGCTGCGCGGCGAGGCCGACCTGGTGATCGACACCACCGACCTCAACGTGCACCAGCTGCGCGCCAAGCTGGACGCCCAGTTCGCCGACCACGACGAGCCGCAGCTGCGCTGCACCGTGATGAGCTTCGGCTTCAAGTACGGCCTGCCGGTCGACGCCGACCTGGTGGTGGACTGCCGCTTCCTGCCGAACCCGCACTGGGTGCCGGAGCTGCGGGCCCGAACCGGCACCGATCCGGAGGTGTCGGACTACGTCTTCCGGCAGCCCGGCGCCAAGGAGTTCCTGGACGGCTACACCGAGTTGCTGAAGATCGTCACCGAGGGCTACCGGCGCGAGGGCAAGCGGTACATGACGCTTGCCGTAGGCTGCACCGGTGGCAAGCATCGCAGCGTGGCCATGTCGGAGCGGCTGACGAAGCGTCTGATCGCCGAAGGCGTGGAGACGGTGCTGGTGCACCGCGACATGGGACGGGAGTAG
- the gap gene encoding type I glyceraldehyde-3-phosphate dehydrogenase encodes MTIRVGINGFGRIGRNFYRAVKSQGADIEIVGVNDLTDTRTLAHLLKYDSILGTLQAEVTHTDDTITVDGHTFKVIAERDPANLPWGELGVDIVIESTGIFTKAEQAKKHVAAGAKKVIISAPATDEDVTIVMGVNDDKYDAAKHTVISNASCTTNCVAPMAKVLNENFGIVKGLMTTVHAYTNDQVTLDFPHKDLRRARAAALNIIPTSTGAAKATALVLPELKGKLDGTSLRVPVPTGSITDLVVTLERDVTVEEVNAAFQKASEGSLKGILAYTEDPIVSSDIVNSPFSTIFDSKLTMVQGNQVKVLGWYDNEWGYSNRLVNLTSLVGSQL; translated from the coding sequence GTGACGATCCGGGTAGGCATCAACGGATTCGGCCGCATCGGCCGTAACTTCTACCGGGCGGTCAAGTCCCAGGGCGCGGACATCGAGATCGTCGGTGTCAACGACCTGACGGACACCAGGACTCTGGCTCACCTGCTCAAGTACGACTCGATCCTGGGCACCCTCCAGGCCGAGGTCACCCACACCGACGACACCATCACCGTCGATGGCCACACCTTCAAGGTCATCGCCGAGCGCGACCCGGCCAACCTCCCCTGGGGCGAGCTGGGTGTCGACATCGTCATCGAGTCCACCGGCATCTTCACCAAGGCCGAGCAGGCGAAGAAGCACGTGGCCGCCGGTGCCAAGAAGGTCATCATCTCGGCGCCCGCCACCGACGAGGACGTCACCATCGTCATGGGCGTCAACGACGACAAGTACGACGCCGCCAAGCACACCGTCATCTCCAACGCCTCCTGCACCACCAACTGCGTGGCGCCGATGGCGAAGGTGCTGAACGAGAACTTCGGCATCGTCAAGGGCCTGATGACGACGGTGCACGCGTACACCAACGACCAGGTCACCCTGGACTTCCCGCACAAGGACCTGCGCCGCGCCCGGGCCGCCGCCCTGAACATCATCCCGACCTCCACCGGTGCCGCCAAGGCCACCGCGCTGGTGCTGCCGGAGCTGAAGGGCAAGCTGGACGGCACCTCGCTGCGCGTCCCGGTGCCGACCGGTTCGATCACCGACCTGGTCGTCACCCTGGAGCGGGACGTCACCGTCGAGGAGGTCAACGCGGCCTTCCAGAAGGCCTCCGAGGGCAGCCTCAAGGGCATCCTGGCCTACACCGAGGACCCGATCGTCTCCTCCGACATCGTCAACTCGCCGTTCTCCACCATCTTCGACTCGAAGCTGACCATGGTCCAGGGCAACCAGGTCAAGGTGCTCGGCTGGTACGACAACGAGTGGGGCTACTCGAACCGCCTGGTCAACCTGACCAGCCTGGTCGGCAGCCAGCTCTGA
- the tpiA gene encoding triose-phosphate isomerase, with product MTERLPLMAGNWKMNLNHLEAIQHTQKLAFALSDKDYQAVEVAVLVPFTDLRSVQTLVDGDKLKIKYGSQDISAHDGGAYTGEVSGPMLAKLKCGYAVIGHSERRQYHGENEEIVNAKVKAAYRNGITPILCVGEPLEIRKAGTQVEYTLAQLDGALDGLSAADAESIVVAYEPVWAIGTGEVATPEDAQEVCAAIRARLAELYDAELADKVRVLYGGSMKAGNAAGLMAKPDIDGGLIGGASLDADEFVRIVRYREQAVG from the coding sequence ATGACAGAGCGTCTCCCGCTGATGGCGGGCAACTGGAAGATGAACCTCAACCACCTGGAGGCGATCCAGCACACGCAGAAGCTGGCCTTCGCCCTGTCCGACAAGGACTACCAGGCCGTCGAGGTGGCCGTGCTGGTCCCGTTCACCGACCTGCGCTCGGTGCAGACCCTGGTGGACGGCGACAAGCTGAAGATCAAGTACGGCTCGCAGGACATCTCGGCGCACGACGGCGGCGCCTACACCGGCGAGGTCTCGGGCCCGATGCTGGCGAAGCTGAAGTGCGGCTACGCGGTGATCGGCCACTCCGAGCGCCGGCAGTACCACGGCGAGAACGAGGAGATCGTCAACGCCAAGGTCAAGGCCGCCTACCGGAACGGGATCACCCCGATCCTGTGCGTCGGCGAGCCGCTGGAGATCCGCAAGGCCGGCACCCAGGTCGAGTACACCCTGGCCCAGCTGGACGGTGCGCTCGACGGGCTGTCCGCCGCGGACGCCGAGTCGATCGTCGTCGCCTACGAGCCGGTCTGGGCGATCGGCACCGGCGAGGTGGCCACCCCGGAGGACGCGCAGGAGGTCTGCGCCGCGATCCGGGCCCGGCTCGCCGAGCTGTACGACGCCGAGCTGGCCGACAAGGTCCGGGTGCTCTACGGCGGTTCGATGAAGGCCGGGAACGCGGCCGGTCTGATGGCCAAGCCGGACATCGACGGCGGCCTGATCGGCGGCGCCTCGCTGGACGCCGACGAGTTCGTCCGGATCGTGCGTTACCGCGAGCAGGCGGTAGGCTAA
- a CDS encoding phosphoglycerate kinase, with protein sequence MKTIDDLDVAGKRVFVRADLNVPLNGSTITDDGRIRAVAPTIAALLERGARVVVASHLGRPKGEPDPQYSLAPVAVRLGELLGKPVAFATDTVGDSAKATVAALGDGEVTLLENLRFNAGETSKDDAERGAFADELAALADLYVGDGFGAVHRKHASVFDLPARLPHAAGLLIEKELGVLKRLTEDVARPYVVVLGGSKVSDKVGVIDNLLGKADRILIGGGMMFTFIAAQGHGVGSSLLQEDQIPVVQEYLARAKELGVEFVIPVDTAVSGSFPDVKTQAPVDDYAVVEADAIPAGALGLDIGPKTAQLFAEKLADARTVFWNGPMGVFEHPAFADGTRAVAQALLDSNAFTVVGGGDSAAAVRTLGFDETKFGHISTGGGASLEYLEGKTLPGIAALED encoded by the coding sequence GTGAAGACCATCGACGACCTCGATGTCGCAGGCAAGCGGGTGTTCGTCCGCGCCGACCTCAACGTGCCGCTGAACGGCAGCACCATCACCGACGACGGCCGGATCCGCGCCGTCGCGCCGACCATCGCCGCGCTGCTGGAGCGCGGCGCCCGGGTGGTCGTCGCCTCGCACCTCGGCCGCCCCAAGGGCGAGCCGGACCCGCAGTACTCGCTCGCCCCGGTCGCCGTGCGGCTGGGCGAACTCCTCGGCAAGCCGGTCGCGTTCGCGACCGACACCGTGGGTGACAGCGCGAAGGCCACCGTCGCCGCTCTCGGCGACGGCGAGGTCACGCTGCTGGAGAACCTGCGGTTCAACGCCGGCGAGACCAGCAAGGACGACGCCGAGCGCGGCGCCTTCGCCGACGAACTGGCCGCCCTGGCCGACCTGTACGTCGGCGACGGCTTCGGCGCGGTGCACCGCAAGCACGCCTCGGTCTTCGACCTGCCGGCCCGGCTGCCGCACGCGGCCGGCCTGCTGATCGAGAAGGAGCTGGGCGTCCTCAAGCGGCTGACCGAGGACGTGGCCCGCCCGTACGTGGTGGTGCTCGGCGGTTCCAAGGTCTCCGACAAGGTCGGCGTGATCGACAACCTGCTGGGCAAGGCCGACCGGATCCTGATCGGCGGCGGCATGATGTTCACCTTCATCGCGGCCCAGGGCCACGGGGTGGGCTCCTCGCTGCTGCAGGAGGACCAGATCCCGGTCGTCCAGGAGTACTTGGCGCGGGCGAAGGAGCTCGGCGTCGAGTTCGTCATCCCGGTGGACACCGCGGTGTCCGGGAGCTTCCCGGACGTCAAGACCCAGGCGCCGGTGGACGACTACGCGGTGGTCGAGGCCGACGCGATCCCGGCCGGCGCGCTCGGCCTGGACATCGGCCCGAAGACCGCGCAGCTGTTCGCCGAGAAGCTGGCCGACGCCAGGACCGTCTTCTGGAACGGCCCGATGGGCGTCTTCGAGCACCCGGCCTTCGCCGACGGCACCCGCGCGGTGGCCCAGGCACTGCTGGACTCCAACGCCTTCACCGTGGTCGGCGGTGGCGACTCGGCCGCGGCCGTGCGCACCCTCGGCTTCGACGAGACCAAGTTCGGACACATTTCGACCGGCGGTGGCGCGAGCCTGGAATACCTGGAGGGCAAGACCCTCCCCGGCATCGCCGCCCTGGAGGACTGA
- the pgl gene encoding 6-phosphogluconolactonase, with protein MSPAPQLVVHRDKELMAQAAAARLITRIVDAQAARGTASVVLTGGRNGNALLAAIAASPARDAVDWPRLDLWWGDERFVPSDDPERNAVQAADELLSKVPLDPARVHYMPASDGVDGADVERAAERYAEELAAAAGAEDRAGVPAFDVLLLGVGPDTHVASLFPEHPGVRETARTVVGVRGAPKPPPTRVSLTLPAIRAAREVWLLAAGEDKAAAVALALSNPGELQAPASGARGTARTLWLLDRAAAAQLPPALYPPASA; from the coding sequence GTGAGCCCCGCCCCCCAGTTGGTCGTGCACCGCGACAAGGAGCTGATGGCCCAGGCGGCCGCCGCCCGGCTGATCACCCGGATCGTCGACGCGCAGGCCGCCCGGGGCACCGCCTCCGTGGTGCTCACCGGCGGGCGCAACGGCAACGCGCTGCTCGCGGCCATCGCCGCCTCCCCGGCCCGGGACGCGGTCGACTGGCCGCGGCTGGACCTGTGGTGGGGCGACGAGCGCTTCGTGCCCTCCGACGACCCGGAGCGCAACGCGGTGCAGGCGGCCGACGAGCTGCTGTCCAAGGTCCCGCTGGACCCGGCGCGGGTGCACTACATGCCCGCCTCGGACGGCGTGGACGGGGCCGACGTGGAACGGGCCGCCGAGCGGTACGCCGAGGAGCTGGCGGCCGCCGCCGGTGCCGAGGACCGCGCCGGGGTGCCCGCCTTCGACGTGCTGCTGCTCGGGGTCGGCCCGGACACCCACGTCGCCTCGCTCTTCCCCGAGCACCCGGGCGTGCGGGAGACCGCGCGCACGGTGGTCGGGGTGCGCGGGGCGCCGAAGCCGCCGCCGACCCGGGTCTCGCTGACCCTGCCCGCGATCCGGGCGGCCCGCGAGGTCTGGCTGCTGGCGGCCGGCGAGGACAAGGCGGCCGCGGTGGCGCTGGCGCTCAGCAACCCCGGCGAGCTGCAGGCGCCGGCCTCCGGCGCCCGCGGCACGGCCCGCACGCTCTGGCTGCTGGACCGGGCCGCGGCGGCCCAGCTGCCGCCGGCGCTCTACCCGCCAGCCTCCGCCTGA
- the uvrC gene encoding excinuclease ABC subunit UvrC — MADPSTYRPAPGAIPTSPGVYRFRDEHGRVIYVGKAKSLRPRLSSYFQDIANLHPRTATMVTTAASVEWTVVGTEVEALQLEYSWIKEFDPRFNVKYRDDKSYPELAVTLNEEYPRVQVMRGAHKKGVRYFGPYGHAWAIRETVDLLLRVFPVRTCSNGVFKRARQVGRPCLLGYIGKCAAPCVGRVSPDEHRELAEEFCDFMAGRTGNHLRRLEQQMGEAAAELEYEKAARLRDDIEALKRAMEKNAVVLADGTDADLLALAEDELEAAVQIFHVRGGRVRGQRGWVTDKVEDVDTAALVEHALQQLYGGDTAPVPREVLVPALPDPVAPVQEWLSGLRGSQVDLRIPQRGDKKDLMATVERNAQQALALHKTKRASDLTTRSRALQEIADALELDSVPLRIECFDISHLQGEDVVASMVVFEDGLARKSEYRRFQIKGFEGQDDVRSMHEVISRRFRRYLQEREQTGEWAVPEEGSDEDRNRTEDGRPKRFAYPPQLLVVDGGQPQVAAARRALDELGIDDVALCGLAKRLEEVWLPGEDDPVVLPRSSEGLYLLQRVRDEAHRFAITYQRSKRAKRTTASGLDAVPGLGETRRTALLKHFGSLKKLRAATVEEICEVPGIGRRTAETVVTALSSRTPAPFAVNTATGEIMEDDVPGGTTDQSLASSESGEPK, encoded by the coding sequence ATGGCTGACCCGTCCACCTACCGCCCGGCGCCCGGCGCCATCCCGACCTCCCCGGGGGTCTACCGGTTCCGGGACGAACACGGCCGGGTGATCTACGTCGGCAAGGCCAAGAGCCTGCGCCCGCGGCTCTCCTCCTACTTCCAGGACATCGCCAACCTGCACCCGCGCACCGCCACCATGGTGACCACCGCCGCCTCGGTGGAGTGGACCGTGGTCGGCACCGAGGTCGAGGCGCTGCAGCTGGAGTACTCCTGGATCAAGGAGTTCGACCCCCGGTTCAACGTCAAGTACCGCGACGACAAGAGCTACCCCGAACTCGCCGTCACCCTGAACGAGGAGTACCCCCGGGTCCAGGTGATGCGGGGGGCGCACAAGAAGGGCGTGCGCTACTTCGGTCCCTACGGCCACGCCTGGGCGATCCGCGAGACGGTCGACCTGCTGCTGCGGGTCTTCCCGGTGCGCACCTGCTCCAACGGCGTCTTCAAGCGGGCCCGCCAGGTCGGCCGCCCCTGCCTGCTCGGCTACATCGGCAAGTGCGCCGCGCCCTGCGTGGGCCGGGTCTCGCCCGACGAGCACCGCGAACTGGCCGAGGAGTTCTGCGACTTCATGGCCGGCCGGACCGGCAACCACCTGCGCCGGCTGGAGCAGCAGATGGGCGAGGCGGCCGCCGAGCTGGAGTACGAGAAGGCGGCCCGGCTGCGCGACGACATCGAGGCGCTCAAGCGCGCGATGGAGAAGAACGCCGTGGTGCTCGCCGACGGCACCGACGCCGACCTGCTCGCGCTGGCCGAGGACGAGCTGGAGGCCGCGGTGCAGATCTTCCACGTCCGCGGCGGCCGGGTGCGCGGCCAGCGCGGCTGGGTCACCGACAAGGTCGAGGACGTGGACACCGCGGCCCTGGTCGAGCACGCCCTGCAGCAGCTCTACGGCGGCGACACCGCCCCGGTGCCGCGCGAGGTGCTGGTGCCGGCGCTGCCCGACCCGGTGGCCCCGGTGCAGGAGTGGCTGTCCGGACTGCGCGGCTCCCAGGTCGACCTGCGGATCCCCCAGCGCGGTGACAAGAAGGACCTGATGGCCACCGTGGAGCGCAACGCCCAGCAGGCGCTGGCGCTGCACAAGACCAAGCGGGCCTCCGACCTGACCACCCGCAGCCGGGCCCTGCAGGAGATCGCCGACGCGCTGGAGCTGGACAGCGTCCCGCTGCGGATCGAGTGCTTCGACATCTCCCACCTGCAGGGCGAGGACGTGGTCGCCTCGATGGTGGTGTTCGAGGACGGCCTGGCCCGCAAGAGCGAGTACCGCCGCTTCCAGATCAAGGGCTTCGAGGGCCAGGACGACGTCCGCTCGATGCACGAGGTGATCAGCCGCCGGTTCCGCCGCTACCTCCAGGAGCGCGAGCAGACCGGTGAGTGGGCGGTGCCCGAAGAAGGCTCCGACGAGGACCGGAACCGCACCGAGGACGGCCGCCCCAAGCGCTTCGCCTACCCGCCCCAGCTGCTGGTGGTGGACGGCGGCCAGCCCCAGGTGGCCGCGGCCCGGCGGGCCCTGGACGAGCTCGGCATCGACGACGTGGCGCTGTGCGGCCTGGCCAAGCGGCTGGAGGAGGTCTGGCTGCCCGGCGAGGACGACCCGGTGGTGCTGCCGCGCAGCAGCGAGGGCCTGTACCTGCTCCAGCGGGTCCGCGACGAGGCGCACCGGTTCGCCATCACCTACCAGCGCAGCAAGCGCGCCAAGCGGACCACCGCGAGCGGCCTGGACGCCGTGCCCGGTCTGGGCGAGACCCGCCGCACCGCGCTGCTCAAGCACTTCGGCTCGTTGAAGAAGCTGCGCGCCGCCACGGTCGAGGAGATCTGCGAAGTTCCCGGGATCGGGCGCCGGACGGCCGAAACTGTTGTCACGGCGTTGTCCTCCCGGACACCCGCGCCATTCGCCGTGAACACCGCCACAGGCGAGATCATGGAGGACGACGTGCCCGGGGGCACGACCGACCAGAGTCTGGCGAGTAGCGAGAGCGGGGAGCCGAAGTGA
- the whiA gene encoding DNA-binding protein WhiA has translation MAMTAAVKDEISRLPVTRACCRKAEVSAILRFAGGLHIVSGRIVIEAELDTGIAARRLRKDLLEIFGHASELVVMAPSGLRRGSRYVVRVIKDGELLARQTGLVDGRGRPIRGLPPAVVSGATCDAEAAWRGAFLAHGSLTEPGRSSSLEITCPGSEAALALVGAARRLGIPAKAREVRGADRVVIRDGDAIGALLTRLGAHESVLAWEERRLRREVRATANRLANFDDANLRRSARAAVAAGARVQRALEILGEEVPEHLAAAGQLRMQHKQASLEELGALADPPLTKDAVAGRIRRLLAMADKRALELGLPGTEASLTEEMALS, from the coding sequence ATGGCGATGACGGCAGCGGTGAAGGACGAAATCAGCCGGCTCCCCGTCACCCGGGCCTGCTGTCGCAAGGCTGAGGTGTCGGCGATCCTGCGATTCGCGGGCGGACTGCACATTGTGAGCGGTCGGATCGTGATCGAGGCGGAGCTGGACACCGGCATTGCGGCGCGACGGCTGCGCAAGGACCTGCTGGAGATCTTCGGACACGCCTCCGAACTGGTCGTGATGGCTCCCAGCGGTCTGCGGCGCGGCAGCCGGTACGTGGTCCGGGTGATCAAGGACGGCGAGTTGCTGGCCCGACAGACCGGGCTGGTGGACGGCCGAGGCCGTCCGATCCGGGGCCTGCCCCCGGCGGTGGTCTCCGGGGCGACCTGCGACGCCGAGGCGGCCTGGCGCGGCGCCTTCCTGGCGCACGGTTCGCTCACCGAGCCGGGGCGGTCCTCCTCGCTGGAGATCACCTGCCCGGGCTCCGAGGCGGCGCTGGCCCTGGTGGGCGCGGCCCGCCGCCTCGGCATCCCGGCCAAGGCCCGCGAGGTGCGCGGCGCCGACCGGGTGGTGATCCGGGATGGCGACGCGATCGGCGCGCTGCTCACCCGGCTCGGCGCGCACGAGTCGGTGCTGGCCTGGGAGGAGCGCCGGCTGCGGCGCGAGGTGCGGGCCACCGCCAACCGGCTGGCCAACTTCGACGACGCCAACCTGCGCCGCTCGGCCCGCGCGGCGGTCGCGGCGGGCGCCCGGGTGCAGCGGGCGCTGGAGATCCTGGGCGAGGAGGTGCCCGAACACCTGGCGGCCGCCGGGCAGTTGCGGATGCAGCACAAGCAGGCCTCGCTGGAGGAGCTCGGCGCGCTCGCCGACCCGCCGCTGACCAAGGACGCGGTGGCCGGCCGGATCCGCCGGCTGCTGGCGATGGCGGACAAGCGCGCGCTCGAACTCGGCCTGCCCGGGACCGAGGCGAGCCTGACGGAGGAGATGGCTCTCAGCTGA
- a CDS encoding RNA polymerase-binding protein RbpA, which translates to MASGNAIRGSRVGAGPMGEAERGESAPRNRISFWCANKHETRPSFAAEAVIPDTWDCPRCGFPAGQDEHNPPAPSRNEPYKTHLAYVRERRTDADGEAILAEALAKLRGEI; encoded by the coding sequence GTGGCAAGTGGCAACGCCATTCGAGGCAGCAGGGTCGGGGCCGGCCCGATGGGTGAAGCGGAGCGCGGCGAATCCGCCCCCCGCAACCGGATCTCCTTCTGGTGCGCCAACAAGCACGAGACGCGCCCCAGCTTCGCCGCCGAGGCCGTCATCCCGGACACCTGGGACTGCCCGCGCTGCGGGTTCCCGGCCGGGCAGGACGAGCACAACCCGCCCGCGCCCTCGCGCAACGAGCCGTACAAGACGCACCTGGCCTACGTGCGGGAGCGCCGCACGGACGCGGACGGCGAGGCGATCCTGGCCGAGGCGCTGGCGAAGCTGCGCGGCGAGATCTGA